A genomic window from Longimicrobium sp. includes:
- a CDS encoding glycosyltransferase family 4 protein, whose product MKRITLLASDLSQNALARGYLLAEILARDFEVEIVGTRFGDALWAPARSGSIPIHAVAGARWPAYALRIRELLQRIRGDVVYAIKPLPASFGVALLDRVRSGRPVVLDVDDDELAFRPPAMLRRPRGFAESVGHPNGRYWAGRAIGRIPLADAVTVASRGLQRRFGGVLVPHAKDTERLRPRPECRDAAKARLGVAGRRVVMFMGTPRVHKGIEDVADAVPRLRNDAVFVVAGADPADGYVRALMDRFPAVVFHPPYALEEGPFLLQGADAVVVPQRLRAESAVQMPGKLLEAMAMAKPIVSTAVSDIPEVLAEGRGHVVPPADPAAIAAALDRIFDSPEEAERMGLRARRWCVENASYDSTRETLRRVMTDALAAAEPRRSR is encoded by the coding sequence GTGAAGCGGATCACTCTGCTCGCCTCGGACCTGTCGCAGAACGCCCTCGCCCGGGGGTACCTCCTCGCGGAAATTCTGGCGCGCGACTTCGAGGTCGAGATCGTGGGAACGCGCTTCGGGGATGCGTTGTGGGCGCCGGCCCGGAGCGGTTCGATCCCTATCCACGCCGTTGCGGGGGCTCGCTGGCCGGCGTATGCGCTGCGCATCCGGGAGCTGCTCCAGCGCATCCGCGGCGACGTGGTGTACGCGATCAAGCCGCTCCCTGCCAGCTTCGGAGTCGCGCTGCTGGACCGGGTGCGGAGCGGACGTCCGGTGGTGCTGGACGTGGACGATGACGAGCTCGCCTTCCGCCCGCCCGCCATGCTCCGGCGCCCGCGCGGCTTCGCGGAGAGCGTCGGCCACCCGAACGGCCGCTACTGGGCCGGCCGCGCGATCGGCCGCATCCCCCTTGCGGATGCCGTGACGGTGGCCAGCCGCGGGCTGCAGCGCCGCTTCGGGGGCGTGCTGGTGCCGCACGCCAAGGACACGGAGCGCCTTCGCCCGCGCCCGGAGTGCCGCGACGCCGCGAAGGCCCGGCTGGGCGTGGCGGGGCGGCGGGTGGTGATGTTCATGGGGACTCCGCGTGTCCACAAGGGGATCGAGGACGTGGCCGATGCGGTGCCGCGGCTGAGGAACGATGCCGTGTTCGTGGTAGCCGGCGCCGACCCGGCCGACGGGTACGTGCGGGCGCTGATGGACCGCTTCCCCGCCGTCGTCTTCCATCCGCCGTATGCCCTGGAGGAAGGCCCTTTCCTCCTGCAGGGCGCGGACGCCGTCGTCGTGCCGCAGCGGCTGCGTGCGGAGTCGGCGGTGCAGATGCCGGGGAAGCTGCTGGAGGCCATGGCCATGGCGAAGCCCATCGTCTCCACCGCGGTGTCCGACATCCCTGAAGTGCTGGCGGAGGGGCGCGGCCACGTGGTGCCCCCCGCGGACCCGGCGGCGATCGCGGCGGCGCTGGACCGGATCTTCGACTCCCCGGAAGAGGCGGAGCGGATGGGCCTCCGCGCGCGGCGCTGGTGCGTGGAGAACGCGAGCTACGACAGCACGCGCGAGACGCTCCGCCGCGTGATGACGGATGCGCTCGCGGCGGCGGAGCCGCGCCGGTCCCGATGA
- a CDS encoding class I SAM-dependent methyltransferase, with the protein MLKRALRRIRLWRAPDFVTCEGVRLPPPHLRFCGAEFQDDRYFLASARGEARRLAEEAGLTSRSRVLDVGCGPGRLAIGLLDLPGGVAEYLGLDVHRPSIDWCTRHLGRSHPAFRFHHVNVRNDRYNPDGSQQAGAVRLPAESASHDIAYLYSVFSHMLPADVEGYLHELHRVLAPGGTLFFTGFVETEVPEVSVNPPGYVRSWSGPLHCVRYERGYVERMLGAAGFAMEKLAHGTETDRQSAIFARRTP; encoded by the coding sequence ATGCTGAAACGAGCCCTGCGCAGGATACGCCTCTGGCGCGCCCCCGACTTCGTCACCTGCGAAGGCGTGCGGCTGCCGCCGCCGCACCTGCGCTTCTGCGGCGCGGAGTTCCAGGACGACCGCTACTTCCTGGCCTCGGCGCGAGGAGAGGCGCGCCGCCTGGCAGAGGAAGCGGGTCTCACCTCCCGCAGCCGGGTGCTGGACGTGGGGTGCGGACCGGGACGCCTCGCCATCGGGCTGCTGGACCTTCCGGGCGGTGTCGCGGAGTACCTGGGGCTGGACGTGCACCGGCCCTCCATCGACTGGTGCACGCGCCACCTCGGGCGATCCCACCCGGCGTTCCGCTTCCACCACGTGAACGTGCGCAACGACCGCTACAACCCGGACGGCTCGCAGCAGGCCGGCGCCGTGCGGCTCCCCGCGGAGAGCGCGAGCCACGACATCGCCTACCTGTACTCCGTCTTCTCGCACATGCTTCCAGCGGACGTGGAGGGGTACCTGCACGAGCTCCACCGCGTCCTGGCCCCCGGCGGAACGCTGTTCTTCACCGGCTTCGTGGAGACGGAGGTGCCCGAGGTGAGCGTGAACCCGCCCGGGTACGTGCGCTCGTGGAGCGGACCGCTGCACTGCGTGCGGTACGAGCGCGGATACGTGGAGCGGATGCTCGGCGCCGCCGGATTCGCGATGGAGAAGCTCGCGCACGGCACCGAGACGGACCGGCAGAGCGCCATCTTCGCTCGCCGCACCCCCTGA